The DNA segment CTCTTCGGCCTGGAACTGGGGGTCTCCTCGGATACGGGAGGCCTCTCCTCCCCCGCCTTCCGCAACTCCTACGTGGGCCTGGGCGGCTCTTTCGGCACGGTCGCTATGGGGCGCCTCGACTCCGCGGCTCCCACCCGGACGCCGCTCTACGCGCTGGTCACGCGGCACACCGAGTTCGTCATCCACGATGCGGGGGCCACCGCCGTCGGCACATCGATCCTCAACGCCCGCACGCGCGAATCGAACGCCATCGGCTACGCCAGTCCGATCGTCAACAACTTCGTCTTCCGCGCCGGCTATTACCTCAATGGCGACGGCCTCGCGGAAACCGCCAGCGGCCCCGTGCGCTTCGAAAGCGACTACCGGCAGGCCGATGTATCGCTCAGCTATGGCGAGGGCAGCGGCCCGCTGGGCCTGGGCCTGGGCTACGGGCAGAACCGCAAGCGCGGCGGAGCGGCGGTGAACGACGTCAAGGACAAATGGATGGCCGTCGCCTCCTACGATTTCGGCGCCGTCCGCGCATGGGTGCTGTTCAACCGGGACAACACCCAGGGCGGCCCCACGTCCCGCAGCAAGACCGATGTCCGCTACGTCGGCGCCTCCTGGGACGTGGGCAGCGGAAAGATCGTCGGCAACTACATGACCAAAGACGTGCAGACGGACCGCGATGCGCAGCTGCGCCGGTTCCAGGTGGGCTACCTGCACAACCTGAGCAAGCGCACCAGCCTGTATGCCTTCCTCGACCGGACCGACCCGAACAACCGCGCCCCCAACGACGTGGTGCGTGCCCTGGGCATCGGCATCCAGCACAACTTCTGACAACGGTGCTCCGGGCAGGTCAGCATGGCAAACCCTTTCATCCACGCAGCGGCGATCCTGGCGATGGCCGCGCTCCCGGCGATGCCGGCCTCCGCGGCCGGCGCGGGGCCGAACGACATCGTCGTCGCGGGCGTCGGCCAGTTCAGGGACCCGCACTCCACGGCCAGCCAGATCCAGGCGGGAGTGCGGATCTGCCTCGACGAAGTGAATGCCCGCGGCGGCGTACTGGGAGCGCGGCTGCGGCTCGTCCTGAAAGACCGGGGCCCCGACGGCCCCGACACGGTCCGCCGGACCCGCGAAGCCATCGAGGAATACCGCCCCACGGCGCTGGTGGGCATCAGCGGCACGGCTCCGCTGGAGGCCCTGGTCCGGGCGGATGTGCTCGGCAAGGCCGGCATCCCCCTGGTGGGAGCGCGTACCGGGGCGGCTTCGCTCCACCAGTCCGTCAACCCGTGGATCTTCCACACGCGCGCCAGCTACGCCCGGGAAATGAAGCGCATCTGCGACCATCTCGCCACCGTGGGCAGGCGGTCCGTCGCCGTCTTCCATGAGCGCAGCGCCTTCGGAGCGGAAGGCATGGCCCGGGCCCGTGAGGAAATCCAGGCCCACGGGCTGCGCCTCGCCGGCTCGGCGGACTATGCGTACGGCACCACCGATGTGCAGGAAGCGGTCTCCGTGCTCTCCCGGGCCGCTCCCGATGCGGTCATCGCCGTGGCCACCAGCGACGCCACCGCGGAGTTCTACCGGCGTATGCGGCAGGCCGGAAGCCCGGCTTTCGTCATCGCGCTGTCCGTGGCCGACGCGGAGGCCGTCGTGCGGCGCATCGGCGCCCCGCAGGCCCATGGCCTGGGCATCGCCCAGGTCGTGCCGGACCCGGCCCGCAGGACCTCGCGCCTGGTGCGCGACCTGCAGGATAGCCTGCGCCAGCGCGGCGACGCTGCACCACCGCTGAACGCCGACATGGTCGAAGGCTGCATCGCCGCCCGGGTGCTCGTGGAAGGCCTGGCCCGCGCCGGCCCGGATCCCACGCCTGCACGGCTGCGCCGTGCGCTGGAAAACCTCGGGGACACCGATCTCGGGGGCTTCGCCATCGCGTTCTCTCCCACCAGCCACTCCGGCTCCAGCTACGTGGACATCGCCGTGGTGGGCCAGCACGGAAAACTGCGGCGCTAGGCCCGCGCCCCTTTCCAGAGGATCGACACATGTTTGCACGCTTCAATATCGGCAGCCGCCTTCGACTGGGTTTCGCGACCGTCATCGCCCTGTCCTGCCTCATCGTGGGAATCTCGCTGTGGAACCTCAAGACCCTGAGCGACGCCTCGGCCGCCATGATGCAGAAACCCCTCATGAAGGAGCGCCTCTGCAGCGACTGGTACCGCGCCATCGACTCCGGCATCATGCGCACGACGGCCATCGCACGCAGCAGCGATCCCGCGCTGGCCGCCTTCCTCGCCACCGACGGCCCCAGGCGCTCGGGGGACCTGCAGGAAAAAATCCGCTCCCTGCTGGAAACGCCGGAGGAACGTGCGCTCTTCGAGAAGATCGATCTCCAGCGCGTGCGCTACCTGCAGTCGCGGGACCGCGTGAACGAACTGAAGGTCCGGGGCCGCGCCGACGAAGCCCTGCGCCTGCTGCAGGAGGAGTACCTGCCCATTTCCCGGACCTTCCAGGCGCTGATGCAGGAACTGGTGGCGGTCCAGCGCGCGCAGATCGACGCGATACAGGCCGGCATCGAAAGCACCACACGGCGCAGCATGCGGCTGCTGCTCGCGCTGGAAGCCGCTGCCATGGTGTTCGCAGTCCTCGTGGCCGGACTGCTCACCCGCTCCATCGTCCGGCCCCTGAACCAGGCCCTCGGCGTGGCCGAGCGCGTGGCACGGGGCGACCTCACCGGCACGATCGAGCCGACATCCCGGGACGAGGTCGGCCGGCTCGTGTCCTCGCTGGGCCAGATGAACGCCAACCTGCGCCGGTTGATCGCCGGCATCCAGTCGAGCGCCCGCGGCATCTCCCAGGCGTCCTCCGAAATCGCCTCCGGCAATTCGGACCTGTCGGTCCGCACGGAGCGGCAGGCTGCCTCGGTGGAGGAGACGGCCGCGGCAGCCGAACAGATCTCCGCCACCATCCAGCGCAATGCCGACAGCGCCCGCGAGGCCACCCGCGCGGCAGCCTCCGCGAGCGGCATCGCAGCCCGCAGCGGGCAGGCCGTGTCCCGTGTCATCGAAACCATGGAGGCGATCCACGGCGCCTCGCAGCGCATCGCCAGCATCATCGGTGTCATCGACGGCATCGCCTTCCAGACGAACATCCTGGCACTCAACGCTGCCGTCGAGGCGGCGCGCGCAGGGGAACAGGGCCGGGGGTTCGCCGTCGTCGCGGCGGAGGTGCGCAACCTCGCCCAGCGCTCGGCCGGCGCCTCGCGCGAGATCAAGGCCCTCATCACGGACTCCGTGGACAAGGTCGCGCTGGGCACTGCGTTGGTACAGGAGGCCGGCGGCACCATCGGCCAGGTCGTCGGCAGCGTCGAGACCGTGGCGCGCCTCATCGCCGACATCGGCGCATCCACCGAGCAACAGGCCACGGGCATGCTCCAGGTGAGCGCCTCCATCCAGTCGATCGACGGCGTGACGCAGAAGAATGCCGCCCTGGTCGAGGAAGCCGCCGCTGCCGCATCGGCCATGAAGGACGACGCCGTGGCACTGGCCGGGATGGCCGGCGTCTTCCGGCTGGACACCGGTACAGGCCTCGCGGCCCACGGGTATGGCGCCGGACCGCAGATCGCGCTGGCGACTGCAAGGCAGGCCACCGCCATGTGAGAATGAAACGATGAGCACGACCCCCTCATCCTTCCCTTCCGATGCGGACGGCACCCCCGTCGCGACGTACACCTGGGCCGACGTGCCCGGCACACCCACGGGCGTGGTGCAGATCGCCCACGGGCTCGCCGAGCACGGCGAGCGCTACGACCGCTTCGCCAGGGCGCTGAACGCTGCCGGGTTCCTGGTCCACGCGGTAGACCACCGCGGCCACGGGCGCACCGCGGATGGGCGCATGGGCGATTTCGGCAAGGCGGGCTTTGGCGGCCTGATCGCCGACGTGGCCCAGTTCGGCGCCCTGCTGCGGGCCCGGCACGGGCAGCTTCCGCTCTTCCTCTTCGCCCACTCGATGGGCTCCTTCGCCGCGCAGGCAGCCCTCCTCGACCATTCAGCGACGTGGTCCGGCGTGGTCCTGTCCGGATCGACCGCGCTGGACCTGTTCGCCGCCGACCTGGCGAATCCGCCGCCGGGCGCCCCCGCAGGCCTGGCGGCGCTGAATGCGGGCTTCGCGCACCGCACGGGTTACGAATGGCTGTCGCGCGATGCCGCCGAGGTGGATGCCTATGTCGCCAACCCCTGGTGCGGATGGGACGTTCCCCCCGACGTGTTCCCGGCCTTGATGGCGCCGGCCTCAAGTCTCGCCGATCCGGCCCGTCTGGCAGGCATTCGCGGCGACCTGCCCATCCTCATCGCGTCCGGCGACGCGGATCCGCTCGCTGGCGGCGGCGAGCGGCTGAAGATCCTGGGCCAGCGCTACCGGGACGCGGGCATCGCCGACGTGACCGTGAAGCTCTACCCGGCCGGCCGCCATGAACTCCTGAACGAAACCAACCGCGACGAAGTGACCGCCGATATCGTCGCCTGGCTGCGCGCGCACGCGGCCTGACGCACTGCCTGCCGGTCAGAAGGCGCCGTACCGGTAGGCGAAGTACAGCGCGGCCAGCACGCCGGCCACGGAGAGGAAAGTCATCAGCCTGGACATCCGGGCTCCCGGGAATGAGGGACCTGCATCGTCAGGTCGGGTTGATGCTGTGCTGCGCCAGGTAGATCTCCACCAGCATGAGCGTATAGGTGGCCACCAGCCCCAGCATGGCCAGCACGAACAGGCCGGCCACCGGCCGGTCGAACGCGATGCCCAGTTCGTTGCCCACGAACAGCGATACGATCAGGAAGCACACCAGGATCGCGCAGGCCGCAGCGACCGTGATGGCGGCATTCACCACCTTCGCGCGGCGGTTGAGCGCCTGCAGCTCCTGCTGCAGCGCCGGGCTGGCCTCGGTGGGCGCATGCTCCTGGTCGTCCCGGCGCTTGATGGTGCGGTCATTGATGCGGGCCAGGCGGTTGGTGAGCACGGTCAGCGTGCTGCCGATGGCGGCCAGCATGAAGGCAGGCCCCACCGCGAGCTGGATGACGTGCGAGGTGTCGGCGTGGATGGTGAGCATGGATGGGCGCCATTGTCCACCGGAGCCGTCCCATGGCGTGTCATCCGCCGCCGCCTGCCGCGCTCGGCAATCCCGGCTCACGCCCCGGACGGCCCCATGCCCACGGCGAACCAGTCGCCTCCCTCGCGCCGCTCCAGCCCCGCCTCCCCGAAGCGCCACAGGTGCAGCCACCCGTTGCCCAGCAACTGCTGCAACACCGCATGCCGGGCGATGACCGACTCGATGGCCGCCGCGGGCGCGTCGATGACCACCGTCAGCCGCAGCGGCTCGTGCACCCAGCGCTGCCCGTCGTGCAGCGACTGGCGCGACAGGCCGATGCGCAGGTCGCCGCCGTTGCCCTCGAACACGCCGATGTGCCCGCCCACCACGTTGTGCAGCAGCTTGTTGCCACTGCCCAGGCGCCCGGGGTCGCAGGTGGAGGCGTGGTACTGCCAGTTGATCCAGTGCGTGACGAGCATGGGCGCCGTCATCAGCTGTTCCAGCAGGCTGCCGTCGGCGTCCTGGGCCGGGTCGTAGTCGTGCAGGAAGGCACGTCCGCCCAGGTCCGTTCCCCAGGTTCGCGAGCGCGGCGCGATGACGAAGGCGGCATTGCCGGCCAGGCCCCATTCGGGCCGGGTCTGGGCGCCGTCGTTGGCGCGGCGGCGCAGCGCGGACAGCAGCTCGCCGGCCGCGGCATGCGGATCCATGGCCAGCGAGGGGGCGCGTTCGCGGCGCACGCGGTCGCCCGCGGTGGCGAACACCGGCTGCCAGCGCTCCCAGCGCGCACGCGCCTCGGGCGGCAACAGGTCGAGGTCGAAGCCCTCGATCTCGTCGGTCGTCGTGTTGTGCAGCGCGGCGACGAAGCGCGTGGCCTCGGGCAGCGCGATGCCCAGCCCCGGCAGCGCGGCGCGCACCCCGGCATCGTTCAGCAGCAGCGCCAGGGCACGCGCATTGACCTCGCCGGTCTGGCCGCAGCAGGCGCCGCAGTCCAGCGCGGCGGCCTGGGCGTTGTTGGCCGACTGGCTGCCATGGCCCACCAGCATCACCAGCGGTGCAGCGCCGCGAGCCAGGCCAAGACCCTTGAGCACACGCGCGGCAAGCGCAGCGCGCTCCTGCAGCGACAGGCCGCTCAGCATGGGCCGGCAGACGGGGCGGTAGCGCGCCGGCAGGCCCTCCTGGTCGCCGCTGTCGCGGGCCTGCTCGCGCGGCCACAGCCAGCCGCCCAGCTTGCCGAGGTAGCCGGCCCCCAGCGCCTCGACAAAGGAGAAGGCCGCGCCGGGCCAGCGCGTGGTGGATTCCCACTGCGCCGCCCAGGCCAGGCGGCGGTGGCGGGCGGTGACGGCGGCGCCGGGGTCGGGCAGCTGGTCGGTCACCTCCATCGCAGGCGGCAGCAGACCCGGCAGCTGGGGCCGGCGCGCCGTGGTGCCCAGCGGCGTGTAAGCCGCCGGCACCCCGAAAAACCCCGCGAAGCCCAGCGTCTGCAGCGTCGGTGCGGTGGCTTCCAGCGCGCGGCGCAGCGGTTCGCTGCGCACGTCGATGCAGAACACGGCCTGCGCCTCCGGCTCGGCAGGCCGGAACCCGGGCGCCCGGGCCAGCCGCCCGGCCAGTTCGCGCTGGTAGCCCAGCTCCAGCGCGAGCTGCCAGGCCTCGTCGACGACCAGCGCCTGCTCGGCCTGCCGCAGCCGCTCGGGAGCGCGGCGCCACTCGGCCTGGAGTGCGGCGAAGGCCTGGCGCGCGGCGGCGTCGTCCTTGCACTCCAGCAGCACGGCGCCCCATGCCAGCCGGATGGCCAGCAGGTCGCGCAGGTGCCCGCGCTCCGGCGCACCTTCGGGCGCCTGCCAGGCCAGGTACGCGCACCACGAGGCCCAGCCGTTGACGGTGAGCAGCACCGCCTCCAGGTAGTCGGCCCAGGCGCCATCGGGCAGTTGCAGGTGGTGCATCGCCCAGGCCTCGGCGTCCTCGCGCGTCGCCGGCAGGGCCTGCAGGCCGCGGTGCAGGCCGGGCAGCCCCATCAGCGTGCCGATGCCGTGGTCATGCGTCAGCGTGTCGCGCCAGAAGGCGTAGAGACCCGGCCCGCGCTCGGGCTGCCAGTCGGCCTGGGCCCGGTCGAAGAAAGCGGCACAGGTCTGGCTGACCTGGTGGGTGATGGCCTGGCGCCAGGTCAGGCGCGCATCGCGGGCGGGATCGTTGTCCAGCACGTCGATCAGCAGCGGCAGGGGCTGCAGCCCGTCGGAGCGGTCCAGCGCGGCGACGCAATCATCTGCGCCCAGACCCAGCGCATCCGGCAGCTGCTGCAACGCCAGGGCCAGATCCTCCGGAGAGATACGGCCACCGTACCAGGCCTCTGCCTGGCGCTCGCGCGGCGGGAACACCTGGATGCCGCCCAGCAGCGCCATGCGCGCGGCGACGCGGCGCAGCGGCTGGCCCGTGCGCTGCCAGTGCGGGTTGACGGCGATGGCGCGGTCCAGCGGCCAGGCGGGGGCGATCGCGCTGCAGGCCCGGGCGCAGGCGGCCTGGATGCGGGTGGGCGCCGCGGCCCGGGCCAGGGCGTCGTGTTCGAGGGTGTCGGCGTGCATGGTCTTTTTCTTTCTCTGTCAGATCGTGGCGGGGCGGGATGCAGGCGGTGTGGCCGGCGTGGGCGTCCAGCGGCGCGGCCACAGGCGCAGGCTCCAGCGGGTGTAGAACTCGTCGAGATAGAAGCCGGCGTAGCTCCAGCGGCGCGCGGTGAGCAGTGCCTGCGGGTGCATCTGCAGCGCGACGAGCACGGCGTAGAGCGCGGCCATGCCGGCCAGCGCCAGGCATCCCAGTGCGCCCTGCGGCGCGTCGTGCAGGCCCAGCGGCAGCGCGTGGGCCGCGCGGGCCACGGCCGTCAGCACCGCCGTGGCGGCCAGGCCGGTAAGCAACTGCCGCGGCCCCGATGCCCACAGCAGCGGCGCCCAGGCCAGCGCCATCACGCCCGTCCACCACAGCGGCCAGCCGCCGCCCACCGCCGCCACGACCGCACCGGCCAGCAGCGGTGCGGTCAGCAGGCTGGCGCGGGCCGGCAACTGCGGCGGCCGCAGCGCACGCGCCCGGGTCTGCCGCACCACGTCGGACGCGGCCAGGAAGGCATGCGCCTTGTAGATGGAATGGCCCAGCAGGTGCAGCGCAGCGAGGGTGTAGAGGCCCAGGCCGCACTCCACCAGCATGAAGCCCATCTGCGCCACGGTGCTCCAGGCCAGCCGCACCTTGATGCTGATGCGGGTCAGCATCACCAGGCCGGCGCCCAGGGCCGTCAGCAGGCCCAGCGCGACGAGGATGGTGCGCGCCGGCATGGCGTGTTCCAGCAGCGGCGCGCAGCGGATCAGCACCACGCCCCCCAGGTTCACGACACCCGCATGCAGCAGTGCCGACACCGGCGTGGGCGCCTCCATCACCTGGATCAGCCAGCCGTGCACCGGCATCAGCGCGGTGCGCAGCACGACGGCGGCCACCAGCAGCACGGCGGCCACCTGCAGCGGGACGGACAGGCCCGCGGCCTGCACATGGGCCGCCAAGTCACTCAGCGAGCCGCTGCCCACCGCATGCCAGCTCAGCGCCGCGGCAGCGACCAGCAGCCCATCGGCCGCCCGGTCAGCCACCCGCTTCTTGTGCGCGGCCAGCAGTGCGAACGGGCGGTCGGCGTAGAAGCACAGCAGCCGCTCCAGCGCCAGGCCGATGCCGGCCCAGGCGGCTATCAGCACGGCCCAGTGGTCGGCCAGCAGCAGCACCTGCACGCCACCCAGTACCGCGGCCAGGGCAGCGGCGTAGCGGACCTGGCGCGGCTCGCCGTCCAGGTAGCGGGCCGAGAACACGCCCACCACCCCGCCCAGCGCCTGCACCAGCACCGCGACGGCAATGCCCGGCAGCGTCGGGCGCAGCCAGGGGGCGAGCGGTGCAGAGGCTCCGGAGATCAAGCCGGCCACCGCGGCCACCAAGCCCAGTGCAGACGCCGCATGCAGCGCAACCCAGGCAGGGCGCACCGCACCCCGGTGAAGCGACAGCCCGGCCGCGGCGCACAGCATCAGCGCCGCGGGCAGCAGCGCGGCGGTGGAGAGGAAAAAGTCGAGGTATTGCATGGATCGCCATGGTGGCCATCCGCACATGTTCTGTAAAATTCATTAAAAGAAACATATTGATCTTTTAAACAGAACAATGCGCCTGGAGCAGCTCAACTTTCACCACCTCTTCTACTTCTGGCGGGTGGCCAAGCTGGGCCACCTGACGCGGGCGGCCGAGGAGGTGCATGCCTCGCAGTCGGCGCTCTCCGCGCAGATCCGCCAGTTGGAAGAGCGGCTGGGCGAGCAGCTCTTCACGCGCGAGAACCGGCGCATGGTGCTGACCGAGGCGGGGCAGGTGGTGCTGTCGTATGCCGAGGACATCTTCGGCCTGGGCCAGGAGCTGCTGGGGCGGCTGCAGGGCCGCAGCCAGGGGATGACCCGGCTGCGCGTGGGCGCGGTCGCCACCATGTCGCGCAACTACCAGGAGAACCTGCTGCGCCCCCTGCTGGCCGACCCCGACGTGGTGCTGACCCTCGAATCGGGCCTGCTGGACGACCTGCTGCAAAGGCTGCTCGAGCACCAGTTGGATGTCGTGCTGACCAACCAGAGCGTGCCGGCCGATCCGGGCCGGCCGCTGCACTGCCGCTTCCTGGCCAGCCAGGCCATCTCGATCGTGGGCCCGGCCCACCGCTGGCCGGCCGGAGGCCTGCGTGTGCCGCAGGACCTGCATGGCATGGACATCGCCCTGCCCGGCCCCCGCCATGCCGTGCGCGGGCCCTTCGATGCGCTGTGCGCTTCGGCCGGCGTGGCGCCGCGCCTGCGCGCCGAAGTGGACGACATGGCCCTGCTGCGCCTGATCGCCCGCGACAGCGGCTGGCTGTCACTGCTGTCCGAGGTGGTGGTGCAGGACGAGCTGAAAAGCGGGCTGCTGGTGATCGCCGGCCAGTCGAGCGAACTGACCGAGAGCTTCTATGCCATCACGGTCCCGCGGCGGCACCGGGTGGAGGCGCTGGAGAAGCTGCTGGGGGCGTGACGCAGCGGAGAGCCCCCTCATCCGGTAGGTGGCCTGCGGACCGGGCCACCACGGCAAGCATTCGGAATCTGGCGAAGGCACCGCTTTTTTCGGGCACCTTCTTGTGAATCGCTCTCACAAACCGAAGGGGTGAGAAATGCAAAATTCCCCTCACGTCATTCGCTCACCGACGCATCCGGGCGCGGGAATGCCGAGACATCCCGGGCCGGCATGCCGTAGCAACCTCCTGTACGACATCCATATGGCAACCAACGAAGACATCATCAGGCAACTCTATGCGCTGGCGGAAGGCACTGGCCGCGACGCAGAAAAATTCGCCGACCTGTTCCATGCCGACGGCTTCTTTCAGGACGAATCCTCCGGAATGCGGCTGTACGGTCGGGATGTGGCCCAGCTGATCCATGCCATCTCGGCAGCCTTCCCCGACATGCACCGCGAACTGCTGCGGTTCTATACGGCAGGCGACGCGGTGATCGTCGAACTCAAGCTGCAAGGCACGCACCAAGGTGATTTCATGACCAGTGAAGGCGTCCTGCCGGCAACGGGCCGCACCTTCGACGTACCCTGCTGCGACGTGTTCCGCCTCCGGGACGGCAAGGTGGAGGCGTTCCATTGCTACAACCAGCTGTCCGTCTGGCTGAAGCAACTGGGCGCCCTCGACCATCTCGCCGCAGTCGTGAAACGATGACGGCTGGCCCTGAAGCTTCGCGTCGCCGTTCTTTCCATGCCGGGAGCAGCCAACGGGGCGCTGCCGGTTTTTCCAGCCGGTAGCAGGTGCCTGCTCACTCCACCGTCACGCTCTTCGCCAGGTTCCGCGGCTTGTCCACGTCCGTCCCGCGCGCGCAGGCCGTGTGGTAGGCCAGCAGCTGCAGCGGCACCACGTGCAGGATCGGGCTGAGCGCGCCGTAGTTCTCGGGCATGCGGATCACGTGCATGCCTTCGGAGGTCTCGATGTTGGTCTTCGCGTCGGCCAGCACGTAGAGCACGCCGCCGCGGGCACGCACTTCCTGCAGGTTGCTCTTGAGCTTTTCCAGCAGTTCGTCGTTGGGCGCGACGGTGACCACGGGCATGCTGCTCGTTACCAGGGCCAGGGGGCCGTGCTTGAGCTCGCCGGCCGGGTAGGCCTCGGCGTGGATGTAGCTGATTTCCTTGAGCTTGAGCGCGCCTTCCAGGGCGATGGGGTAGTGCACGCCGCGGCCCAGGAACAGGGCGTTCTCCATCTTCGCGAAGTCCTCGGCCCAGCTGATGATCTGGGGTTCGAGCGCGAGCACGCCCTGCAGCGCCACGGGCAGGTGGCGCATGGCCTGCAGGTGGCGGGCCTCCTGCTCTTCGTTCAGGCGGCCTCGCGCCTGCGCCAGTGCCAGCGTGAGCAGGAACAGGCCCGCGAGCTGGGTGGTGAAGGCCTTGGTGGAGGCCACGCCGATCTCCACGCCCGCGCGGGTGATGTAGGCCAGCTTGCATTCGCGCACCATGGCGCTGGTGGACACGTTGCAGATGGTCAGCGTGTGCTGCATGCCCAGGCCCTGGGCATGGCGCAGCGCGGCCAGGGTGTCGGCGGTCTCGCCGGACTGGCTGATGGTCACCACCAGGGCGCGCGGGTTGGGCACGCTGGTGCGGTAGCGGTACTCGCTCGCCACCTCCACCTGCGTGGGAATGCCGGCGATGGATTCGAGCCAGTACTTGGCGGTGCAGCCGCTGTAGTAGCTGGTGCCGCAGGCCAGGATCAGGACGGAATCCACTTCCTTGAACACGCGCCAGGCGGCGGTGCCGTCGGCGCCGTCGAACAGCTCGGGCGCCACGCCGCGCACGCCTTCCAGCGTGTCGCCGATGGCGCGCGGCTGCTCGAAGATTTCCTTCTGCATGTAGTGGCGGTACGGGCCCAGTTCGGCGGCGCCGCTGTGGGCGAGCACGGTGCGCACGGGGCGGCTCGCGGTGTCCAGGGGCTGGCCGTCCTTGCCGGCGATCCAGTAGCGGCCCAGTTGCAGGTCCACCAGGTCGCCTTCTTCCAGGTACACGATCTGGTCGGTGACACCGGCCAGGGCCATGGCGTCGCTCGCCAGGAAGTGCTCGCCCTCCCCCACGCCCAGGATCAGCGGGGAGCCGGCGCGCGCACCCACGACGCGGTGGGGCTCGTCCTTGTGGATCACGGCGATGGCATAGGCGCCATGCAGTTCGGCCACCGCGGCGCGCACGGCCTGGAACAGGTCACCGCTGTAGTGGCTGTCCACGAGGTGGGCGATCACCTCGGTGTCCGTCTGGCTGGTGAACACGTAGCCGCGGGCCTGCAGCGATGCACGCAGGGCCTCGTGGTTCTCGATGATGCCGTTGTGCACCAGCGCCACGCGGCCCAGGCGCAGCGGCTCGTCCGGGCCGGAGCCGTGGCTGAAATGGGGATGCGCGTTGTGCACGGCCGGCGCGCCGTGCGTGGCCCAGCGCGTGTGGGCGATGCCGGTGGCGCCTTCCACGTGCTCGGTGCGCACCTGCTCCAGCAGCTCCGCCACGCGCGCCGTGCTGCGCGCGCGCCGCAGGCCGCCCGTGCGGGTGGCGTCCAGGCTCGCGTCGTGGATGGCGACGCCGCACGAGTCATAGCCCCGGTACTCCAGGCGCTGCAGGCCCTGGACGAGGATGGGAACGATGTTGCGCGTGGAAACCGCGCCGACGATACCGCACATGGCCTGAACTCCTGAGGAACGATAGGCGAAACGAGGGGGAGGCGAACCGGCTTGCAGGCCGGAGCTGCCGCGATATTAGGCAGAGTGAAAAGAAATTTCTGATCATTCTTTACACGCCTTATGAATGAAAATTTCCAACAAAATGCAATTCTGAATTTTCTTTCATAAAATCAACAATCATGGAAGAAAAATTCCCTGATGACACGGACCTGCAGCTGCTCGAAGCCCTGCAGCGCGATGCCTCGCTGAGCAACCAGGCCTTGGCGGCACTGGTGCATGTGTCTCCCCCCACCTGCCTGCGCCGTGTGAAGCGGCTGCACGAAGCCGGACTGATCGAGCGCGAGGTGGCGCTCGTGCAGCCGGACGTGCTGGCCCGCCACCTCGGGCACGGCCTCACGGCCATCGTGGAGGTGGTGCTGGACCGGCAGGATGCGGAGCGCATGGAAGCCTTCGAGGCCCGCGCCACCGAAGACGCGGCCGTGCAGCAGTGCTACCGGGTCTCGCCCGGGCCGGATTTCATCCTGGTGGTGCATGCGCCCGACATGCCGGGCTACCTGGCGCTCGCGCAGCGGCTCTTCACCAGCGACGGCAACGTGCGCAACGTGAAGGCCTTCTTCAGCATCAAGCGCAGCAAGTTCGAGCCGCGCCTGCCCTGCCGCAAGGGCGCCGCCGAAGGCCCGCCTGCGTCCACGCAGCGCAGGCCGGGTTGAGGCCATGCAGAAGTCCGCAATGACCTCTCCCGCCCCGCTGCCCCGCCGCCTCGCCATCGGCCTGATCGCATTGATCAGTTGCACTTTCGCCGCCAACCACGTGGCGGCGCGCCTGGCCTTCGACCATGGCACCGGCCTGCTGCTGGCAGTGCTGTGCCGCAGCGGCGCCACCGCGCTGGTGCTGGCCGCGCTCGTGGCATGGCAGCGCCCCGCGCTCTCCATGCCGCCCGGCATGCTGCGCTGGCAGTTGCTGCTGGGCGCGCTGGTAGC comes from the Paracidovorax avenae ATCC 19860 genome and includes:
- the glmS gene encoding glutamine--fructose-6-phosphate transaminase (isomerizing) — encoded protein: MCGIVGAVSTRNIVPILVQGLQRLEYRGYDSCGVAIHDASLDATRTGGLRRARSTARVAELLEQVRTEHVEGATGIAHTRWATHGAPAVHNAHPHFSHGSGPDEPLRLGRVALVHNGIIENHEALRASLQARGYVFTSQTDTEVIAHLVDSHYSGDLFQAVRAAVAELHGAYAIAVIHKDEPHRVVGARAGSPLILGVGEGEHFLASDAMALAGVTDQIVYLEEGDLVDLQLGRYWIAGKDGQPLDTASRPVRTVLAHSGAAELGPYRHYMQKEIFEQPRAIGDTLEGVRGVAPELFDGADGTAAWRVFKEVDSVLILACGTSYYSGCTAKYWLESIAGIPTQVEVASEYRYRTSVPNPRALVVTISQSGETADTLAALRHAQGLGMQHTLTICNVSTSAMVRECKLAYITRAGVEIGVASTKAFTTQLAGLFLLTLALAQARGRLNEEQEARHLQAMRHLPVALQGVLALEPQIISWAEDFAKMENALFLGRGVHYPIALEGALKLKEISYIHAEAYPAGELKHGPLALVTSSMPVVTVAPNDELLEKLKSNLQEVRARGGVLYVLADAKTNIETSEGMHVIRMPENYGALSPILHVVPLQLLAYHTACARGTDVDKPRNLAKSVTVE
- a CDS encoding Lrp/AsnC family transcriptional regulator; its protein translation is MEEKFPDDTDLQLLEALQRDASLSNQALAALVHVSPPTCLRRVKRLHEAGLIEREVALVQPDVLARHLGHGLTAIVEVVLDRQDAERMEAFEARATEDAAVQQCYRVSPGPDFILVVHAPDMPGYLALAQRLFTSDGNVRNVKAFFSIKRSKFEPRLPCRKGAAEGPPASTQRRPG